The Chroicocephalus ridibundus chromosome 3, bChrRid1.1, whole genome shotgun sequence genome has a segment encoding these proteins:
- the EMILIN1 gene encoding EMILIN-1, with the protein MAPWLWPCLLAAQALAANFPPRYSLYTGGAAPLSPGQATAPQGPAAAHGAARAASRHRNWCAYVVTRSVSCVVEDGVESFVKPDYQPCAWGQLQCPRVLAYRSFLRPRYKVAQRTVSELAWRCCQGYSGEDCAEGPAPAPPQPTARPRPRPGRPTLSGFGNPLSGLGGEGGGDAEKVRRLEEQVRRLSEEVQELRAGREPPAEHPHRAAEGQQPADAAAPAEVREALSQVQRRLEELETRLRRPEGGREGPVTAPSAAALQELERRLEETCAACAAGTEGLRRQAAEDRERMRALEKLVGSVDQRNREAVETVQRHISSLSSRLAPAAPQPPPDELERRLAELERRLEGLPAAAAGPGGQGLVLARRLTELEGRLNASRAGPWPPEPEGRQSGLPGRLANLSRAVEGLAASGAQRGARLAQLEGLLARCGQPCPAAPQPTAGGRDGRDEELVPLLRQLERRLQDAEGQLGSGGDGLAGSLRELREEASELRELLGAQGEALGRLRDGGALAEEELEQLRNRTGRLEAELGGLSGGRCSQPCAPLPDGELERLRAQVEDCAAACRQPRPGQAAPEPELELEMMETEEPPLDGFGVFGGISPWELRGLRGELAAALLSLSGLNATVQGLQDALDEQDARQRHLGAITDRVVAELDQAAEAAAARQAESEERLEGLARELARAGGCPAGLEPRVAKLEGVCEQLEAVAGGLRGVREGLGRHVAGLWGAVRELNGTARDQAALLEKALQAQLPRRLGALNASLQHLRGELLRLAQREHAGPPGPPGPPGPMGEMGPPGPAGPPGKDGEEGPMGPPGLPGERGEVGEPGSVPRVAFSAALSTQRAEPGTVPFDQVLLNDGGAYDPETGTFTAPVSGRYLVSAVLTGHKGEKLEAVLSRSNQGIARLDSAGFQPEGLEKEPVAALQPSPGALGVFSLLLPLAAGETLCVDLVSGRLAHAPDEPLTLFSGALLYDAEEP; encoded by the exons ATGGCCCCCTGGCTCTGGCCGTGCCTCCTGGCCGCCCAGGCCCTGGCCGCCAACTTCCCCCCCCGCTACAGCCTCTACACCGGGGGGGCCGCCCCGCTCAGCCCCGGCCAGGCCACGGCCCCCcagggccccgccgcggcccacGGCGCTGCCCGGGCTGCCAGCCGGCACAG GAACTGGTGTGCCTACGTGGTGACGCGCAGCGTGAGCTGCGTGGTGGAGGACGGCGTCGAGAGCTTCGTCAAGCCCGATTACCAGCCCTGCGCCTGGGGGCAGCTCCAGTGCCCCCGCGTCCTGGC GTACCGCAGCTTCCTGCGCCCGCGCTACAAGGTGGCCCAGAGGACGGTGTCGGAGCTGGCCTGGCGCTGCTGCCAGGGCTACTCGGGCGAGGACTGCGCCGAGGGCCCCGCGCCCGCGCCCCCGCAgcccaccgcccgcccccggccccggcccggacGCCCCACGCTCTCCGGCTTCGGCAACCCCCTCAGCGGCCTGGGGGGCGAAG GCGGCGGGGACGCGGAGAAGGTGCGTCGGCTGGAGGAGCAGGTCCGCCGGCTGAGCGAGGAGGTGCAGGAGCTGCGGGCCGGGCGGGAGCCGCCGGCGGAGCACCCACACCGGGCGGCCGAGGGCCAGCAGCCAGCCgacgcggccgcccccgccgaggTGCGGGAGGCGCTGAGCCAGGTCCAGCggcggctggaggagctggagacccGCCTGCGCCGGCCCGAGGGCGGCCGGGAGGGCCCGGTGACGGCGCCGTCGGCGGCGGcactgcaggagctggagcggcgGCTGGAGGAGACGTGCGCGGCCTGCGCGGCCGGCACCGAGGGGCTGCGGCGGCAGGCGGCCGAGGACCGGGAGCGCATGCGGGCGCTGGAGAAGCTGGTGGGCTCGGTGGACCAGCGCAACCGGGAGGCGGTGGAGACGGTGCAGCGGCACATCAGCAGCCTGAGCAGCCGcctggcccccgccgccccgcagccgccgccggaCGAGCTGGAGCGGCGCCTGGCCGAGCTGGAGCGGCGCCTGGAGGggctgcccgcggcggcggcggggcccggcgggcaaGGGCTCGTGCTGGCCCGGCGGCTAACGGAGCTGGAGGGGCGGCTGAACGCCTCGCGGGCCGGGCCCTGGCCCCCAGAGCCCGAGGGCCGGCAGAGCGGGCTGCCGGGACGCCTGGCCAACCTGAGCCGCGCCGTGGAGGGGCTGGCGGCCAGCGGGGCCCAGCGCGGCGCCCGCTTGGCCCAACTGGAGGGGCTGCTGGCCCGCtgcggccagccctgccccgcagccccgcagccgACGGCGGGCGGCCGGGACGGGCGGGACGAGGAGCTCGTCCCCCTCCTGCGGCAGCTGGAGCGGCGGCTGCAGGACGCCGAGGGGCAGCTggggtccggcggggacgggctggCCGGGAGCCtgcgggagctgcgggaggaggcgtcggagctgcgggagctgctgggggcgcAGGGGGAGGCGCTGGGGCGGCTGCGGGACGGGGGGGCGCTGgcggaggaggagctggagcagctccgcAACCGGACGGGGCGGCTGGAGGCCGAGCTGGGGGGTCTGAGCGGCGgccgctgctcccagccctgcgccccgctGCCCGACGGGGAGCTGGAGCGGCTGCGGGCCCAGGTGGAGGACTGCGCCGCCGcctgccgccagccccggcccggccaggCCGCGCCAGAgccggagctggagctggagatgaTGGAGACGGAGGAGCCGCCGCTGGACGGGTTCGGCGTCTTCGGCGGCATCTCGCCCTGGGAGCTGCGGGGTCTGCGGGGCGAGCTGGCGGCGGCCCTGCTGTCCCTGAGCGGGCTGAACGCCACggtgcaggggctgcaggacGCCCTGGACGAGCAGGACGCCCGCCAGCGTCACCTGGGCGCCATCACCGACCGCGTGGTGGCCGAGCTGGAccaggcggcggaggcggcggcggcgcggcagGCGGAGAGCGAGGAGCGGCTGGAGGGGCTGGCGCGGGAGCTGGCGCGGGCCGGGGGGTGCCCGGCCGGCCTGGAGCCGCGCGTGGCCAAGCTGGAGGGTGTCTGCGAGCAGCTGGAGGCGGTGGCCGGGGGGCTGCGCGGCGTGCGCGAGGGGCTGGGCCGGCACGTGGCCGGGCTGTGGGGCGCGGTGCGGGAGCTGAACGGCACGGCCCGCGACCAGGCGGCGCTGCTGGAGAAGGCGCTGCAGGCCCAGCTCCCGCGACGGCTCGGCGCCCTCAACGCCAGCCTGCAGCACCTGCGCGGCGAGCTGCTGCGCCTCGCCCAGCGGGAGCACGCCG gcccccccggcccccctggACCCCCTGGCCCCATGGGCGAGatgggcccccccggccccgccgggccccccggCAAGGATGGCGAAGAAGGGCCCATGGGCCCCCCCG GGCTGCCAGGAGAGAGAG GCGAGGTGGGGGAGCCGGGGTCCGTGCCCCGCGTCGCCTTCTCGGCCGCCCTGAGCACCCAGCGCGCGGAGCCGGGCACCGTCCCCTTCGACCAGGTGCTGCTCAACGACGGCGGCGCCTACGACCCCGAGACGG gGACCTTCACGGCACCGGTGAGCGGCCGGTACCTGGTGAGCGCGGTGCTGACGGGGCACAAGGGGGAGAAGCTGGAGGCCGTGCTGTCCCGCTCCAACCAGGGCATCGCCCGCCTGGACTCGGCGGGTTTCCAGCCCgaggggctggagaaggagccgGTGGCcgccctgcagcccagccccggggctctcgGCGtcttcagcctcctgctgccGCTGGCGGCCGGCGAGACGCTCTGCGTGGACCTGGTCTCGGGGCGCCTGGCCCACGCGCCCGACGAGCCCCTCACCCTCTTCAGCGGGGCCCTGCTCTACGACGCCGAGGAGCCGTAG